CTAGGTGTTGTAATCTTACTTTGTCCTGGTCTTCGACGATCTAAATCTACCTGTATTTCCTCTGCACTAATTTCTAACTGTGGAGGACAACCATCAATGACTACCCCAACACCTCCACCGTGAGATTCACCATAAGTTGTGATGCGAAATATCTGCCCAAAAGTGTTCCCCATGATGCCTATTGCGTCGTATTAAAGCGATTTGTATTGTATCGCAACTTCAGAGTTATTGTTACTTGGAAATGTGAATAACCAAGTTTTAGCAACAGTATCCAAATTCGCAAACACAAATTGCTTCTAATTTAGATGCGTTTGCCCTAGTATTTTATTTCTTTGCAAGTCCCTAACTTCATTAGTTATTCAGATTTATTGTTTAGGATACAAAGAAAAGCTTCAAATACACTTTTCTGAAGCTAGCTCTTCCCTGTATATTCGCTACTTCAAGTCCTTATTCATGTTATCAACAAGAGAGTTACAGTCGATGTGTATTAAAACTCGACGTATTTTACTAATTCATACTGACGATGCGATCGCCGAAATGATGTTACTTTGTCTAGAGACTATTGCTGACTGTGAAGTAACGACCGTAAATTCTGGTATTCAAGCAATTGAAAGGGCTTCAGAAGCAGACGCTATATTACTCGATCTGGATGAAAAAATGCCCGACTTATGTTGGAGAGAAATAGTCCAGAATTTAAAACAAGATTCCTTAACTAATGCGATTCCTCTAATTCTCTTGACAGCTACGCCCCAATCTCAAGAGCTACTTGAGTTTCAGAAAAATGAAGAACTAAAAGCGATCGCCAAATCCTTCGATCTGTTAAATTTAGCCAATCAGATTTCTCTCCTACTCAACTGGAACTAATGAAGATGAATTTTAATTTACGGAAACATTCACCTTCTTCATAAGTTTTTCAGATTGTTTAGATAATATTTGCGCAACGGATGTAGATTAGTTGCCATCCAGTTGGAATTTTCCCAATGATAACCCCATCGTTTCTGGCCTCGGAAACCGCAACGATGGGGCTTTTGTCCCTACCCTTTTAGCAAGGAATTATTAATTATCATACCGCATTTATTAATAACGTTACTTGTTTTAAGGCAAAAGGATAGCTAACAAATTTCTGTTTCAAACTTTTTTAAGGTTCGTAGTTAACGAACAAAACTTAGTTAATAAATTTTTAGTTGAGAGACAGCAAAAAGCTATGACTACAACAATTCAACAACAAGAACAGTTAAGTTTATGGGAGCGTTTTTGTCGGTGGGTTACTAGCACCGAAAATCGACTATATATAGGTTGGTTTGGGGTTTTGATGCTCCCGTTACTAGGGGTTTCTATTTGCGTTTTTACGATCGCCTTTATTGCTGCCCCTCCAGTTGATATTGATGGTATTCGTGAGCCTGTATCTGGCTCTTTACTCTACGGCAATAATATTATTACCGCAGCCGTAGTCCCTACTTCTAATGCTGTAGGATTGCACTTTTATCCAATTTGGGAAGCGGCCTCGATGGACGAATGGCTATATAATGGTGGCCCGTATCAAATGATTGCTTTTCACTATATTCCTGCTCTTTGCTGCTATTTGGGTCGAGAATGGGAATTAAGCTACCGTTTAGGAATGCGTCCTTGGATTTGCGTGGCTTTTAGTGCGCCTTTAGCTGCGACTGTCTCTGTCTTTTTAATCTATCCCATTGGACAGGGAAGTTTTTCTGACGGTTTACCGATGGGCATTAGCGGTACATTTAATTTTATGTTTGTCTTCCAAGCCGAGCATAATATCTTAATGCACCCATTCCATATGTTAGGTGTGGCTGGGGTGTTTGGTGGTTCTTTCTTTGCAGCCATGCACGGTTCATTAGTTACATCTTCTTTGATTAAAGAAACCAGTGATAGCGAGTCCCAAAACTATGGTTACAAATTTGGTCAAGAAGAAGAAACTTACAACATAGTTGCTGCCCATGGTTATTTCGGTCGCTTGATTTTTCAATACGCTAGCTTCCAAAACAGTCGTAACTTGCACTTCTTCTTAGCAGCTTGGCCCGTAGTGTGTATTTGGTTTACTGCTCTAGGTATCTGCATTATGGCATTTAACCTCAATGGTTTTAACTTTAACCAGTCAATTTTAGACTCTCAGGGAAGAGTGCTTCCTAGTTGGGCAGATGTAATTAATCGCGCCAATTTAGGATTTGAGGTAATGCACGAACGGAATGCTCATAACTTTCCCTTAGATTTAGCTTGTGGTGAAGCAACACCTATCGCCTTGAAAGCACCAGTAATTAATAGTTAGGGCTTGCTTGGGTCAATGAATGGGTAATGGGTAATGGGTAATAGGTAATGGGTAATGGGTAATGGGTAATGGGTAATAGTTTTTATGTGTTATTTGCTACTTGGTACTTGCTACTTGGTACTTATTAGTCACTGCTAACTAGTCACTGTTCACTGTTTTATAAGGAGCTATCAGTAGATGATACAGCGAGATCGCATACTTAACTCTTCAGCGGAATTAGATTCTCATCTCAAAACTACTCTCAAAAAGATAGACAACATCAGCTTATGGGAAAGGTTTTGTCGCTGGATTACAAGTACCAATAACCGTATCTATATTGGCTGGTTTGGAGTGTTAATGATTCCGACAATGCTAACTGCCAGTATTGTTTTTATCATAGCGATCGTCGCTGCACCACCTGTGAATTTAGATCCTTTGGGTTCACCTATTTCTGGTTCATTATTAGATGGGAATAATCCGATCACAGCAGCAGTTGTGCCAACCTCAGCAGCTATTGGATTGCATTTTTATCCGATTTGGGAGGCTGCTTCCATTGATGAGTGGCTCTATAACGGTGGCCCTTATCAATTAATTATTCTGCATTTTATTATTGGCATTATTGCCTATCAAGATCGAGAGTGGGAATTAAGCTACCGCTTAGGAATGCGTCCCTGGATTTCTCTGGCTTTTACCGCTCCTGTCGCTGCTGCTGTATCGGTATTGATTATCTATCCTCTGGGACAAGGAGGATTTTCCGAAGGGATGCCGTTAGGAATTTCAGGTACTTTTTACTTCATGTTTCGATTCCAAGCCGATCACAATATTTTAATGAATCCGTTTCATCAGTTGGGGGTAATTGGAGTCTTAGGTGGAGCATTACTTTGTGCCGTGCATGGTTCAATTGTCACTTCTACCTTAATTCGCAATACAACTGAACAGGAATCGATTAATGCAGGCTATAAGCTTGGTCAGAGAAAACCAACCTATAACTTTGGTAAAGCTCAAAATTATCAGCGCAGTATTTGGGGATTGAGTTTTCCTAGTTCGCGATCGCTCCACTTTTTCTTAGCTGCCTTTCCCGTAGCAGGTATTTGGTCAGCAGCGATCGGGATTGACATTGCTGCTTTTGACTTTGAAGGATTTAATTTTCAACAGCCGACGATTGTTCATCAAGGCAAAATTATTCCCACCTGGATGGATGTTGTTCTCGATGCCAATTTGGGTTTGTCAGAAACCACCAAAAAATCAACCAGTTTACCGATTTTTCCCGACTGGCAAATCAATTCAGAACAAGAAGCCACTAGTTTTCCTAGCGATATAAGGTCGGAGTAAGTGGGAAAAGTAATGAGTAATGAGTAATGGGTAGCAATCAACAATCAACAATCAATAAATAACAATCAAGCATTAACAAAAGAATATGGAAACACCTTTTACTGATTTAACTGTAAATATTACTGCCACGGCTGGAGATGATATAAATCCAGTACGAGAAGGAAGAGATCAAGCTTCCACAGGATACGCTTGGTGGGCAGGTAATGCTCGTTTTATTAACCTTTCGGGGAAATTTCTAGGAGCGCACGTTGCCCACGCTGGGTTAATTGCCTTTTGGGCAGGGGCAATGCTGCTTTATGAAGTTGCGCACTATGACCCCGATCTGCCGATGTTTAGACAAGGCTGCCTGTTGATGCCTCACATTGCTACTCTGGGTTTTGGAGTTGGTGCTGGGGGAGAAGTTATCAGTCTGTTTCCCTTTATGGCGATCGCCGTTTTGCATTTGATTGGC
The genomic region above belongs to Pleurocapsa minor HA4230-MV1 and contains:
- a CDS encoding response regulator — protein: MCIKTRRILLIHTDDAIAEMMLLCLETIADCEVTTVNSGIQAIERASEADAILLDLDEKMPDLCWREIVQNLKQDSLTNAIPLILLTATPQSQELLEFQKNEELKAIAKSFDLLNLANQISLLLNWN
- the psbA gene encoding photosystem II q(b) protein — protein: MTTTIQQQEQLSLWERFCRWVTSTENRLYIGWFGVLMLPLLGVSICVFTIAFIAAPPVDIDGIREPVSGSLLYGNNIITAAVVPTSNAVGLHFYPIWEAASMDEWLYNGGPYQMIAFHYIPALCCYLGREWELSYRLGMRPWICVAFSAPLAATVSVFLIYPIGQGSFSDGLPMGISGTFNFMFVFQAEHNILMHPFHMLGVAGVFGGSFFAAMHGSLVTSSLIKETSDSESQNYGYKFGQEEETYNIVAAHGYFGRLIFQYASFQNSRNLHFFLAAWPVVCIWFTALGICIMAFNLNGFNFNQSILDSQGRVLPSWADVINRANLGFEVMHERNAHNFPLDLACGEATPIALKAPVINS
- a CDS encoding photosystem II q(b) protein yields the protein MIQRDRILNSSAELDSHLKTTLKKIDNISLWERFCRWITSTNNRIYIGWFGVLMIPTMLTASIVFIIAIVAAPPVNLDPLGSPISGSLLDGNNPITAAVVPTSAAIGLHFYPIWEAASIDEWLYNGGPYQLIILHFIIGIIAYQDREWELSYRLGMRPWISLAFTAPVAAAVSVLIIYPLGQGGFSEGMPLGISGTFYFMFRFQADHNILMNPFHQLGVIGVLGGALLCAVHGSIVTSTLIRNTTEQESINAGYKLGQRKPTYNFGKAQNYQRSIWGLSFPSSRSLHFFLAAFPVAGIWSAAIGIDIAAFDFEGFNFQQPTIVHQGKIIPTWMDVVLDANLGLSETTKKSTSLPIFPDWQINSEQEATSFPSDIRSE